TGAAATCACTGAAGGCAACACTAAACCATTATCATCTGAATGTGTCATAATAATAGCTCCAATTAATCTTGTTGAAACTCCTCAACTTGTTGAGTAAGCATACTCTAATTTTCCTTCTTTATTTTTAAATTTAATTTCATAAGGTTTTGAGAAGTTATCTGCAAAGTAATGAGATGTTCCACATTGTAATGCTTGCCCATCATGCATCAATGATTCAATTGTATAAGTTGAATCAGCTCCAGCAAATTTTTCTCTTTCAGTTTTCTGACCTGCTATAACTGGTAGTAATAATGCGTTTTCTGCAAATTCAGTATAGATATCTAAAATTTTTAAAGTTAAATTTGATGCTTCTTTTCGTTCTGAGTGAACTGTGTGACCTTCTTGTCATAAAAATTCACTTGTTCTTAAAAATGGTCTTGTTGTTTTTTCTCAACGCATAACATTTGCTCATTGATTAAATATTAATGGTAAATCACGATATGACTTAACTTCATTTTTGAAAAAGTTAGCCATTAACACTTCACTAGTTGGTCTTATAAATAAAGGTTCAGGTAATTGAGTATCTCCAACTCTTGTTACCGTTGCTATTTCAGGTGAAAATCCCTCAATGTGATCTTTTTCTTTTTGGAATAATGATTCTGGAATTAGAAGTGGAAAATAAACATTTTCAACACCTATTTCTTTAAACTTTGTATCTAAGTATTTTTGTATTAACTCTCAAATAGCATAACCATAAGGTCTAAAAATAATAGTTCCTTTAACTGGTCCATAACTTGCTAATTTAGCATTTAATACTGTGTCTGTATATCATTGTGAAAAATCTACATTTCTTGGGGTTATTTTATCTAGTTGTTTCATTTTTTATTCTCCTATTTTTACTAATCCATCATGACTTAAATATAATTCTATTTCTAAGCCTAATTCATAAATTATCTTTTTAGCATAATTATAATATTGTTCATCTCTTATTAAAATTCATTTAATTGTATCAAAGTGAATTGATTCAATAATATTAATCATTCCAAATGATCTGTCAAAAATTCAGTCTTTTGTAGTTGTTTTAGCTAATTTTTGTGGATCTATTGCAATCACACAAAATTTATTTGTTTCAATATTTGTATCGCCTGCTCATTTTCAAAAATGAGCTCTTGATGAAATATCGAAATCCAAATTGTTTGAATCTTGTTTTTGGTGATATCCTCAAACATAATAATTTTCATCTTCATTTAAAATTATTTCTTGGGTTGGTTGAATTCCATTTTTTAAAATGTATCAGATATTACGCACATCTGTGTAAAATAAAAAGCTTTTAATTCCTCTTTTTTTAATTAATTCTAAAACTATTTCTTTTTCTGAACCTGCGTTAACAAATAATGTTTTAAAAAAGCTATCTAATTCATTTTCATTTAAGATATCATCTTTATCTGCTCTTCAAAATAAAAATTTATCTTTCAAACTTTTTTTATCTGATTTCACTATACCACCCCAGACTATATAATATTATATAATTTTTTAACTACTTTTGATATAAAAAAGCTACCCATTAAGGTAGCTTTTTTATTTTTACTGGCGGGTTAAAAGAGACTCGAACTCTTGCGCCGGAAACCGACCTAACACCTTAGCAGGGTGTCCTCTTCACCAACTTGAGTATTAACCCACGAATACACTTAATTATTATAACAATTAAGTGTGATATATTCAAAAATTATTTGTGATATTTTTCATTGTTTATAATTTTAAAAGCACGATAGATTTGTTCTGCTAATATAACCCTAAATAATTGATGTGGTAAGGTAATATTCCCAAAAGAAACCTTCTTATAGTTCAATTCTAAGAACTTATCACTATACCCATCACTTGGTCCAATTATAAATACAATTTTTGCTTGTTTTAAATTTTTATTTGTTTCAATAATTGATGTAAATTCTTCTGTTGAATAATTTTTTGAATTTACATCCATACAAATAATTTCATGATCTGAAAATCATTTTAGTTTTTCAATTAGTAAATCTGAATTAATATTTTTGTTTACTATATCTTCTTTTTGATATTCTTCTTTTAATTGAATAACTTGAAAATTGACATACTTTGAAATTCGATTGGCATATTCATTAAACGATTCAATAAAGAACTTTTTATCTAACTTACCAAAACAAATGATTTTTATATTCATTAACTGATTTGATTAAAAACCAAATCCTCCTTTTCCCATTCCAGGCTTTCCTGGTATACGTCCACTTTTCATCATTTTACCCATTTCAAGTACTTGTTTTTTTCCTTTTTCAAATGAATTTATTAATTCATTTAATTCTTTTTCAGTACGTCCTGATCCGCTAATTATTCGATTTTTTCTAGTTAATGATTTTAAAAGCTTTGGTTCTCTTCTTTCTTTTAATGTCATTGAATCCATTAAAATTGAAAACACTACTAATTTTCTTTGAGCATCAGAAATTTGGTTTTCTGAAATTTTTGCCCCTGGCATCATTTTCATAATTCCACCAATGTTACCCATTTTTGAAACTTGAACTAATTGATTTCTTAAATCTTCTAAATCAAATTGACCCATGAACATACGTTTCATTGTTTTTTGCATTGAACGTTCGTCAATGTTATCAACAACTTTTTCAAAAAGTGTTTCGATATCTCCCATTCCAAGGATTCTATCAGCCATTCTTTTTGGATAGAATGGAGCAAGTGCAGAAACACCTTCTCCTTCCCCAATAAACTTAATAGGTAGTTTAGTCATGTATCTAATTGATAATGTTGCTCCCCCACGAGCATCACCATCTAATTTAGTTAGAATAACACCTGTTAGTTTTAATTGATTATTAAATTCATTTGTTACATTAATAATTTCTTGACCAATCATTCCATCAACAACTAATAATGTTTCGTTTGGAGATGCAATTTTTCTTAATTCATTTAATTCATTCATTAAATCTTTATCAATTTGCAAACGCCCAGCAGTATCTAAAATAACTACATCATGACCATTTTTTACAGCATAGTCTAAAGCTTGTTTTGCTGTTTTTAATGGAGATTGTTTTCCTTGTTCAAATACTGGAATATTATTTTTGTTTCCTAATTCAACTAATTGATCAATCGCCCCTGGTCGATAAATATCTAATCCAACTAGTAAAGGTTTTTTAGCTTCTTTTTTAGCTAAGTAATGTGCTAGTTTAGATGATGATGTAGTTTTCCCTGATCCTTGTAGTCCAACCATCATAATTACAGCAGGTTTTTTAGAAAGGTTTAATGGAGCTTTTTCAGTACCTAAAATGTCAATTAATTCTTCATGAACAATTTTTAGCATTTGTTGGTTAGAAGTTACACCTTCTTGAATATATTCTCCAACTGTTTTTT
This region of Mesoplasma melaleucae genomic DNA includes:
- a CDS encoding 23S rRNA (pseudouridine(1915)-N(3))-methyltransferase RlmH, with the translated sequence MNIKIICFGKLDKKFFIESFNEYANRISKYVNFQVIQLKEEYQKEDIVNKNINSDLLIEKLKWFSDHEIICMDVNSKNYSTEEFTSIIETNKNLKQAKIVFIIGPSDGYSDKFLELNYKKVSFGNITLPHQLFRVILAEQIYRAFKIINNEKYHK
- the proS gene encoding proline--tRNA ligase, which translates into the protein MKQLDKITPRNVDFSQWYTDTVLNAKLASYGPVKGTIIFRPYGYAIWELIQKYLDTKFKEIGVENVYFPLLIPESLFQKEKDHIEGFSPEIATVTRVGDTQLPEPLFIRPTSEVLMANFFKNEVKSYRDLPLIFNQWANVMRWEKTTRPFLRTSEFLWQEGHTVHSERKEASNLTLKILDIYTEFAENALLLPVIAGQKTEREKFAGADSTYTIESLMHDGQALQCGTSHYFADNFSKPYEIKFKNKEGKLEYAYSTSWGVSTRLIGAIIMTHSDDNGLVLPSVISPIQVRLIQIKETDEVIKVTEDIKNLLKSKYRVDIDKTDKSFGFKISEAEIKGIPLRIEVGPRDLENNQVIISRRDTREKVQVNVNEVEKVVDQMIKEYDVNLYAKALKNREDRTSKAKTIEEYKTILAENQGFVLVPFCGEIACEKDVKKQTSTNSRCIPFEQDNKTENCFNCNKETNLKVYFARAY
- the ffh gene encoding signal recognition particle protein gives rise to the protein MAFGDFLTKRMKKSMEKNIKKSTLTEENIQETLREIRLALLEADVNVEVVKELVSKIKEKTVGEYIQEGVTSNQQMLKIVHEELIDILGTEKAPLNLSKKPAVIMMVGLQGSGKTTSSSKLAHYLAKKEAKKPLLVGLDIYRPGAIDQLVELGNKNNIPVFEQGKQSPLKTAKQALDYAVKNGHDVVILDTAGRLQIDKDLMNELNELRKIASPNETLLVVDGMIGQEIINVTNEFNNQLKLTGVILTKLDGDARGGATLSIRYMTKLPIKFIGEGEGVSALAPFYPKRMADRILGMGDIETLFEKVVDNIDERSMQKTMKRMFMGQFDLEDLRNQLVQVSKMGNIGGIMKMMPGAKISENQISDAQRKLVVFSILMDSMTLKERREPKLLKSLTRKNRIISGSGRTEKELNELINSFEKGKKQVLEMGKMMKSGRIPGKPGMGKGGFGF